CTATGGAGTCGTGGGTGAAAGCGCTGTCAAGGGCCAGCTTTGACTACATGAGGCTGGTGGTGAAAGAGCTGGagaggcagctggaggagattCAGGAGGCCGCATCCTTTGGCGGGGCTGGAAATGGAGGCCTACAAGGCAAGCCTAAGTCCTCCAGGCGGAACCAGGTGGCACGATCCAGGTCTGGGGCAtcctcgtcttcatcatcttcctcttctttatCATCCTCATCAAATGCCCCTCCCATGGCAGTCCCCTTTTCTGCCCAGAAGAGCCTCCAGGAAGAGGTGCAGCTCATGGCTGGGTGTTCCAAGGAGAATGGAGTTGCGTGGAGTAAACCACCGGCCAACTTGGCTAATGGCTTTGTTGAGGTAGCATCGTCCTGCGCGGTCTGGGAAGGCTGTGGAGACTCTGGGAATGTCATTGGTTATGGGGCTGATGGAATGAGGGCTCCACCAGTGCCACCTAGGAGGAGAGGAGCATCTCTAGAAAGTCCTGTGTCCCCCGGCACGGGCTGCTTCTCCAAACTTCACGACTGGTAcggcagagaggtggaggaacTGAGAGTGCAGTGGCTGCAGAGCCAGTAAACTGATGGAGGTGGATCATCTCCTGTTCCAAATTTATTTCATTCCGCAACGGTCATTTTGCAATACTACCCCTTCTGAGCCACACAGACAATTTTAAGATACAGGTCCAGATCTTGTCTGGAACAGGGggaatctgtctgtgtgtaaacattcaTCGTTTCTTTTGTACAATCTACAAATTATTATATATCctcatttttacagttttgcTGAGTGACTTTTGCCAATGACAGCTGAAATCTTAAGAATACAGTATCAGAATTGGTAATTATCCACTAAAATCACCAGTTTTTCTAATACTATGCAAATAGTGTAGCATTGGTTGGTCTCATAGAGACAATTCCTCAAATTGTACAGCTGTATATTGCCAGTGTTTTTCTGACCGTATAGCTCACATATATACTTGTGCAATTGTCTTGGAGTAATGTTTCTTAAAATTATGTGTGCAGGGTTTGTACAGGCAAACTGCTTCACTGAGCACCTACACAATGacagaaaacgggttaaaaatCATCACGGGAAAGTTTCTTTGTACTAGAATGAGAAACAACAAGGTTCACAAAATGGCCATACAAATAACAAACTCAAGATTTTGCAAACAATAAATCCACTTAGTTCAGAGTATTATAAAAACATGCTAACTATCTCTACAAACATGTGGCTGAATGAAAATAAGGAATCGAGTTTTGATCTAAGGACGTACATCAGgacagcattttgtttttaagttaATGAATTCATGTTTTCAAAGTTTCCT
The genomic region above belongs to Parambassis ranga chromosome 9, fParRan2.1, whole genome shotgun sequence and contains:
- the LOC114441298 gene encoding sesquipedalian-1, producing MKLNERSVAHYATCDTPPDKTGFLFKKGERNTAYHRRWFVLKGNMLFYFEERDSREPIGVIVLEGCTVELCESSEEFAFAIKFDCAKARVYKMAAENQAAMESWVKALSRASFDYMRLVVKELERQLEEIQEAASFGGAGNGGLQGKPKSSRRNQVARSRSGASSSSSSSSSLSSSSNAPPMAVPFSAQKSLQEEVQLMAGCSKENGVAWSKPPANLANGFVEVASSCAVWEGCGDSGNVIGYGADGMRAPPVPPRRRGASLESPVSPGTGCFSKLHDWYGREVEELRVQWLQSQ